One genomic region from Macaca mulatta isolate MMU2019108-1 chromosome 20, T2T-MMU8v2.0, whole genome shotgun sequence encodes:
- the CDH16 gene encoding cadherin-16 isoform X4, translating into MVPAWLWLLCISVPQALPEAQPAELSVEIPENYGGNFPLYLTKLLLPREGAEGQIMLSGDSGKAAQGPFAMDPDSGFLLVTRALDREEQAEYQLQVTLETQDRRVLWGPQPVLVRVKDENDQVPHFSQAIYRAQLSRGTRPGIPFLFLEASDQDEPGTANSDLRFRILSQAPAQPFPDMFQLEPRQGALALSPKGSTSLDHALEKTYQLLVQVKDMGDQASGHQAIATVEVSIIESTWVPLEPIHLAENLKVLYPHHIAQVHWSGVDVHYRLESHPLGPFDVDAEGNLYVTRELDTEAQAEYVLQVWAQNSRGEDYAAPLELHVLVMDENDNVPVCPPRGPAVSIPELSPPGTEVTRLSAEDADAPGSPNSHIVYQLLNPESEDGVEGRAFQVDSTSGSVTLGALPLQAGQNILLLVLAMDLAGAEGGFSSTCEVEVEVTDINDHAPEFTTSQIGPISLPEDVEPGTLVAMLTATDADLEPAFRLMDFAIERGDMDGTFDLDWEPDSGHVGLRLCKNLSYEAAPSHKVVVVVRSVAELVGPGPGPGATATVTVLVERVMPPPKLDQERYEASVPISAPAGSLLLTIQPSDPISRSLRFSLVNDSEGWLCIEKVSGEVHTAQSLQGTQPGDTYTVLVEAQDTALTPAPVPSRYLCTPRQDHGVIVSGPSKDSDLASGHGPYSFALGPNPTVQRDWRLQTLNGSHAYLTLALHWVEPREHIIPVVVSHNAQMWQLLVRVIVCRCNVEGQCMRKVGRMKGMPTKLSAVGILVGTLVAIGIFLILIFTHWTLSRKKDLNQPADSVPLKATV; encoded by the exons ATGGTCCCTGCCTGGCTGTGGCTGCTTTGCATCTCTGTCCCCCAG GCTCTCCCGGAGGCCCAGCCTGCAGAGCTGTCTGTGGAAATTCCAGAAAACTATGGTGGGAATTTCCCTTTATACCTGACCAAG CTGCTGCTGCCCCGTGAGGGGGCTGAAGGCCAGATCATGCTGTCAGGGGACTCAGGCAAGGCAGCTCAGGGCCCATTTGCTATGGATCCAGATTCTGGCTTCCTGCTGGTGACCAGGGCCCTGGACCGAGAGGAGCAGGCAGAGTACCAGCTACAG GTCACCCTGGAGACACAGGATAGACGTGTTTTGTGGGGTCCACAGCCTGTGCTTGTGCGTGTGAAAGACGAGAATGACCAGGTGCCCCATTTCTCTCAAGCCATCTACAGAGCTCAGCTGAGCCGGGGCACCAGGCCTG GcatccccttcctcttccttgaGGCTTCAGACCAGGATGAGCCAGGCACAGCCAACTCGGATCTTCGATTCCGCATCCTGAGCCAGGCTCCAGCCCAGCCTTTCCCAGACATGTTCCAGCTGGAGCCTCGGCAGGGGGCTCTGGCCCTCAGCCCCAAGG GGAGCACCAGCCTTGATCACGCCCTGGAGAAGACCTACCAGCTGTTGGTACAGGTCAAGGACATGGGCGACCAGGCCTCAGGCCACCAGGCCATTGCCACTGTGGAAGTCTCCATCATAGAGAGCACCTGGGTGCCCCTAGAGCCTATCCACCTGGCAGAGAATCTCAAAGTCCTATACCCGCACCACATTGCCCAG GTACACTGGAGTGGGGTTGATGTGCACTATCGCCTGGAGAGCCATCCCCTGGGACCGTTTGATGTGGATGCAGAGGGAAACCTCTACGTGACCAGAGAGCTGGACACAGaagcccaggctgag TACGTGCTCCAGGTGTGGGCTCAGAATTCCCGTGGCGAGGATTATGCAGCCCCTCTGGAGCTGCATGTGCTGGTGATGGATGAGAATGACAACGTGCCTGTCTGCCCTCCACGTGGCCCCGCAGTCAGCATCCCTGAGCTCAGCCCCCCAG GTACTGAAGTGACTAGACTGTCAGCAGAGGATGCAGATGCCCCAGGCTCCCCCAATTCCCATATTGTGTATCAGCTCCTGAACCCTGAGTCTGAGGATGGGGTAGAGGGGAGAGCCTTCCAGGTGGACTCCACTTCAGGCAGTGTGACACTGGGGGCACTCCCACTGCAAGCTGGCCAGAACATCCTGCTTTTGGTGCTGGCCATGGACCTGGCAGGCGCAGAGGGTG GCTTCAGCAGCACGTGTGAGGTCGAAGTCGAAGTCACAGACATCAATGATCACGCCCCTGAGTTCACCACTTCCCAG atTGGGCCTATAAGCCTCCCTGAGGATGTGGAGCCCGGGACTCTGGTGGCCATGCTCACAGCCACTGATGCTGACCTCGAGCCCGCCTTCCGCCTCATGGATTTTGCCATTGAGAGGGGAGACATGGACGGGACCTTTGACCTGGATTGGGAGCCAGACTCTGGGCATGTTGGACTCAGACTCTGCAAG AACCTCAGCTATGAGGCAGCTCCAAGTCacaaggtggtggtggtggtgcggAGTGTGGCAGAGCTGGtggggccaggcccaggccctggAGCCACGGCCACGGTGACTGTGCTGGTGGAGAGAGTGATGCCACCCCCAAAGTTGGACCAGGAACGCTACGAGGCCAGTGTCCCCATCAGTGCCCCAGCTGGCTCCCTCCTGCTGACCATCCAGCCCTCCGACCCCATCAGCCGATCCCTCAG GTTCTCCCTAGTCAATGACTCAGAGGGCTGGCTCTGCATTGAGAAGGTCTCCGGGGAGGTGCACACCGCCCAGTCCCTGCAGGGCACCCAGCCTGGGGACACCTACACAGTGCTCGTGGAGGCCCAGGATACAG ccctgacTCCCGCCCCTGTGCCCTCCCGATACCTCTGCACGCCCCGCCAGGACCACGGCGTGATCGTGAGTGGACCCAGCAAGGACTCCGATCTGGCCAGTGGACACGGTCCCTACAGCTTTGCCCTTGGCCCCAACCCCACGGTGCAACGGGATTGGCGCCTCCAGACTCTCAATG GTTCCCATGCCTACCTCACCTTGGCCCTGCACTGGGTGGAGCCACGTGAACACATCATCCCCGTGGTGGTCAGCCACAATGCCCAGATGTGGCAGCTCCTGGTTCGAG tGATCGTGTGTCGCTGCAATGTGGAGGGGCAGTGCATGCGCAAGGTGGGCCGCATGAAGGGCATGCCCACGAAGCTGTCGGCAGTGGGCATCCTTGTAGGCACCCTGGTAGCAATAG GAATCTTCCTCATCCTCATCTTCACCCACTGGACCCTGTCAAGGAAGAAGGACCTGAATCAACCAGCAGACAGTGTACCACTGAAGGCGACCGTCTGA
- the CDH16 gene encoding cadherin-16 isoform X3 produces the protein MVPAWLWLLCISVPQALPEAQPAELSVEIPENYGGNFPLYLTKLLLPREGAEGQIMLSGDSGKAAQGPFAMDPDSGFLLVTRALDREEQAEYQLQVTLETQDRRVLWGPQPVLVRVKDENDQVPHFSQAIYRAQLSRGTRPGIPFLFLEASDQDEPGTANSDLRFRILSQAPAQPFPDMFQLEPRQGALALSPKGSTSLDHALEKTYQLLVQVKDMGDQASGHQAIATVEVSIIESTWVPLEPIHLAENLKVLYPHHIAQVHWSGVDVHYRLESHPLGPFDVDAEGNLYVTRELDTEAQAEYVLQVWAQNSRGEDYAAPLELHVLVMDENDNVPVCPPRGPAVSIPELSPPGTEVTRLSAEDADAPGSPNSHIVYQLLNPESEDGVEGRAFQVDSTSGSVTLGALPLQAGQNILLLVLAMDLAGAEGGFSSTCEVEVEVTDINDHAPEFTTSQIGPISLPEDVEPGTLVAMLTATDADLEPAFRLMDFAIERGDMDGTFDLDWEPDSGHVGLRLCKNLSYEAAPSHKVVVVVRSVAELVGPGPGPGATATVTVLVERVMPPPKLDQERYEASVPISAPAGSLLLTIQPSDPISRSLRFSLVNDSEGWLCIEKVSGEVHTAQSLQGTQPGDTYTVLVEAQDTDEPRLSTSVPLVIHFLKAPPAPALTPAPVPSRYLCTPRQDHGVIVSGPSKDSDLASGHGPYSFALGPNPTVQRDWRLQTLNGSHAYLTLALHWVEPREHIIPVVVSHNAQMWQLLVRVIVCRCNVEGQCMRKVGRMKGMPTKLSAVGILVGTLVAIGNGVWTLPAPF, from the exons ATGGTCCCTGCCTGGCTGTGGCTGCTTTGCATCTCTGTCCCCCAG GCTCTCCCGGAGGCCCAGCCTGCAGAGCTGTCTGTGGAAATTCCAGAAAACTATGGTGGGAATTTCCCTTTATACCTGACCAAG CTGCTGCTGCCCCGTGAGGGGGCTGAAGGCCAGATCATGCTGTCAGGGGACTCAGGCAAGGCAGCTCAGGGCCCATTTGCTATGGATCCAGATTCTGGCTTCCTGCTGGTGACCAGGGCCCTGGACCGAGAGGAGCAGGCAGAGTACCAGCTACAG GTCACCCTGGAGACACAGGATAGACGTGTTTTGTGGGGTCCACAGCCTGTGCTTGTGCGTGTGAAAGACGAGAATGACCAGGTGCCCCATTTCTCTCAAGCCATCTACAGAGCTCAGCTGAGCCGGGGCACCAGGCCTG GcatccccttcctcttccttgaGGCTTCAGACCAGGATGAGCCAGGCACAGCCAACTCGGATCTTCGATTCCGCATCCTGAGCCAGGCTCCAGCCCAGCCTTTCCCAGACATGTTCCAGCTGGAGCCTCGGCAGGGGGCTCTGGCCCTCAGCCCCAAGG GGAGCACCAGCCTTGATCACGCCCTGGAGAAGACCTACCAGCTGTTGGTACAGGTCAAGGACATGGGCGACCAGGCCTCAGGCCACCAGGCCATTGCCACTGTGGAAGTCTCCATCATAGAGAGCACCTGGGTGCCCCTAGAGCCTATCCACCTGGCAGAGAATCTCAAAGTCCTATACCCGCACCACATTGCCCAG GTACACTGGAGTGGGGTTGATGTGCACTATCGCCTGGAGAGCCATCCCCTGGGACCGTTTGATGTGGATGCAGAGGGAAACCTCTACGTGACCAGAGAGCTGGACACAGaagcccaggctgag TACGTGCTCCAGGTGTGGGCTCAGAATTCCCGTGGCGAGGATTATGCAGCCCCTCTGGAGCTGCATGTGCTGGTGATGGATGAGAATGACAACGTGCCTGTCTGCCCTCCACGTGGCCCCGCAGTCAGCATCCCTGAGCTCAGCCCCCCAG GTACTGAAGTGACTAGACTGTCAGCAGAGGATGCAGATGCCCCAGGCTCCCCCAATTCCCATATTGTGTATCAGCTCCTGAACCCTGAGTCTGAGGATGGGGTAGAGGGGAGAGCCTTCCAGGTGGACTCCACTTCAGGCAGTGTGACACTGGGGGCACTCCCACTGCAAGCTGGCCAGAACATCCTGCTTTTGGTGCTGGCCATGGACCTGGCAGGCGCAGAGGGTG GCTTCAGCAGCACGTGTGAGGTCGAAGTCGAAGTCACAGACATCAATGATCACGCCCCTGAGTTCACCACTTCCCAG atTGGGCCTATAAGCCTCCCTGAGGATGTGGAGCCCGGGACTCTGGTGGCCATGCTCACAGCCACTGATGCTGACCTCGAGCCCGCCTTCCGCCTCATGGATTTTGCCATTGAGAGGGGAGACATGGACGGGACCTTTGACCTGGATTGGGAGCCAGACTCTGGGCATGTTGGACTCAGACTCTGCAAG AACCTCAGCTATGAGGCAGCTCCAAGTCacaaggtggtggtggtggtgcggAGTGTGGCAGAGCTGGtggggccaggcccaggccctggAGCCACGGCCACGGTGACTGTGCTGGTGGAGAGAGTGATGCCACCCCCAAAGTTGGACCAGGAACGCTACGAGGCCAGTGTCCCCATCAGTGCCCCAGCTGGCTCCCTCCTGCTGACCATCCAGCCCTCCGACCCCATCAGCCGATCCCTCAG GTTCTCCCTAGTCAATGACTCAGAGGGCTGGCTCTGCATTGAGAAGGTCTCCGGGGAGGTGCACACCGCCCAGTCCCTGCAGGGCACCCAGCCTGGGGACACCTACACAGTGCTCGTGGAGGCCCAGGATACAG ATGAGCCGAGACTGAGCACCTCTGTGCCCCTGGTGATCCACTTCCTGAAggcccctcctgccccagccctgacTCCCGCCCCTGTGCCCTCCCGATACCTCTGCACGCCCCGCCAGGACCACGGCGTGATCGTGAGTGGACCCAGCAAGGACTCCGATCTGGCCAGTGGACACGGTCCCTACAGCTTTGCCCTTGGCCCCAACCCCACGGTGCAACGGGATTGGCGCCTCCAGACTCTCAATG GTTCCCATGCCTACCTCACCTTGGCCCTGCACTGGGTGGAGCCACGTGAACACATCATCCCCGTGGTGGTCAGCCACAATGCCCAGATGTGGCAGCTCCTGGTTCGAG tGATCGTGTGTCGCTGCAATGTGGAGGGGCAGTGCATGCGCAAGGTGGGCCGCATGAAGGGCATGCCCACGAAGCTGTCGGCAGTGGGCATCCTTGTAGGCACCCTGGTAGCAATAGGTAATGGAGTTTGGACATTACCTGC CCCCTTCTGA